One Globicephala melas chromosome 4, mGloMel1.2, whole genome shotgun sequence genomic window carries:
- the EIF4G1 gene encoding eukaryotic translation initiation factor 4 gamma 1 isoform X3, producing the protein MNKAPQPTGPPPAPSPGLPQPAFPPGQTAPVVFSTPQATQMNTPSQPRQHFYPSRAQPPSSAASRVQSAAPARPGPAAHVYPAGSQVMMIPSQISYPASQGAYYIPGQGRSTYVVPTQQYPVQPGAPSFYPGASPTEFGTYAGAYYPAQGVQQFPTGVAPPPVLMNQPPQIAPKRERKTIRIRDPNQGGKDITEEIMSGARTASTPTPPQTGGGLEPQANGETPQVAVVVRPDDRSQGAIIGERPGLPGPEHSPSESQPSSPSPTPSPPPVLEPGSEPNLTVLPIPGDTMTTGMIQTSVEESTPMPPETGEPYCLSPEPTPLAEPILEVEVTLSKPVPESEFSSSPLQVPTPLASHKVEILPEPNGTVLSENLEPELESSPELAPLPPPACPFDSPMPIAPTAQPEELLNGAPSPPAVDLSPVSEPEEQAKEATASVAPPTILSATPAVAPPAASPAQEEDMEEEEEEEEEGEAEGEKGGEEPLPLESTPVPAHLSQNLEVASATQVAVSVPKRRRKIKELNKKEAVGDLLDAFKEVNPGVPEVENQPPVGNNPSPEPEGSSVPPRPEEADETWDSKEDKIQNAENIQPGEQKYEYKSDQWKPLNLEEKKRYDREFLLGFQFIFASMQKPEGLPHISDVVLDKANKTPLRPLDPARLPGINCGPDFTPSFANLGRPALSSRGPPRGGPGGELPRGPQAGLGPRRSQQGPRKEPRKIIATVSMTEDIKLNKAEKAWKPSSKRTVTDKDRGEEDTDGSKTQDLFRRVRSILNKLTPQMFQQLMKQVTQLAIDTEERLKGVIDLIFEKAISEPNFSVAYANMCRCLMALKVPTTEKPTVTVNFRKLLLNRCQKEFEKDKDDDEVFEKKQKEMDEAATAEERGRLKEELEEARDIARRRSLGNIKFIGELFKLKMLTEAIMHDCVVKLLKNHDEESLECLCRLLTTIGKDLDFEKAKPRMDQYFNQMEKIIKEKKTSSRIRFMLQDVLDLRRSNWVPRRGDQGPKTIDQIHKEAEMEEHREHIKVQQLMAKGGDKRRGGPPGPPISRGLPLVDDGGWNTVPISKGSRPIDTSRLTKITKPGSIDSNNQLFAPGGRLSWGKGSSGGSGAKPSDAASEAARPATSTLNRFSALQQAVPTESTDNRRVVQRSSLSRERGEKAGDRGDRLERSERGGDRGDRLDRARTPATKRSFSKEVEERSRERPSQPEGLRKAASLTEDRDRGRDAVKREAALPPVSPPKAALSEEELEKKSRAIIEEYLHLNDMKEAVQCVQELASPSLLFIFVRHGIESTLERSAIAREHMGRLLHQLLCAGHLSTAQYYQGLYEILELAEDMEIDIPHVWLYLAELVTPILHEGGVPMGELFREITKPLRPLGKAASLLLEILGLLCKSMGPKKVGTLWREAGLSWKEFLPEGQDVGAFVTAQKVEYTLGEESEAPGQRLLSSEELSKQLEKLLKEGSTNQRVFDWIEANVNEQQVASNTLVRALMTTVCYSAIISETPLRVDVAVLKARAKLLQKYLCDEQKELQALYALQALVVTLEQPPNLLRMFFDALYDEDVVKEDAFYSWESSKDPAEQQGKGVALKSVTAFFKWLREAEEEESDHN; encoded by the exons ATGAACAAAGCTCCACAGCCCACaggccccccacctgccccatccCCTGGACTCCCACAG CCAGCGTTTCCCCCGGGGCAGACAGCACCGGTGGTGTTCAGTACGCCTCAAGCGACACAAATGAACACGCCTTCTCAGCCCCGCCAG CACTTCTACCCTAGCCGGGCCCAGCCCCCGAGCAGTGCAGCCTCCCGAGTGCAGAGtgcagcccccgcccgccctggcccAGCTGCCCATGTCTACCCTGCTGGATCCCAAGTAATGATGATCCCTTCCCAGATCTCCTACCCAGCCTCCCAGGGGGCCTACTACATCCCTGGACAG GGGCGTTCCACATATGTTGTCCCGACACAGCAGTATCCTGTGCAGCCGGGAGCCCCAAGCTTCTATCCGGGTGCAAGCCCTACAGAGTTTGGGACCTACG CTGGCGCCTACTACCCAGCCCAGGGTGTGCAGCAATTTCCCACTGGTGTGGCTCCCCCGCCGGTTTTGATGAACCAGCCACCCCAGATTGCTCCCAAGAGGGAGCGGAAGACG atccGAATTCGAGACCCAAACCAAGGAGGGAAGGATATCACGGAGGAGATCATGTCTGGGGCCCGCACTGCCTccacacccacccctccccag ACGGGAGGTGGTCTGGAGCCTCAGGCTAATGGGGAGACACCCCAGGTTGCTGTTGTTGTCCGGCCAG ATGACCGGTCGCAGGGAGCAATCATTGGGGAGCGGCCAGGGCTGCCTGGCCCAGAGCACAGCCCTTCAGAATCCCAGCCTTCATCACCTTCTCCGACCCCATCACCACCCCCAGTCTTGGAACCGGGGTCTGAGCCTAATCTCACAGTCCTTCCTATTCCTGGGGACACTATGACAACGGGGATGATACAAACATCTGTAGAAGAATCAACCCCCATGCCGCCTGAAACTGGGGAGCCATATTGCCTCTCTCCAGAACCCACTCCCCTCGCTGAACCCATACTGGAAGTAGAAGTGACACTTAGCAAACCAGTTCCAGAATCTGAGTTCTCTTCCAGTCCTCTCCAGGTTCCCACCCCCCTGGCATCTCACAAGGTGGAAATTCTTCCTGAGCCTAATGGCACAGTCCTATCTGAGAATTTGGAACCAGAGTTGGAGTCGAGCCCGGAGcttgcccctctccctcccccggcTTGTCCCTTTGACTCCCCCATGCCCATTGCTCCAACTGCCCAACCTGAGGAGCTGCTCAACGGAGCCCCCTCGCCACCAGCTGTGGACTTAAGCCCCGTCAGTGAACCAGAGGAGCAGGCCAAGGAGGCTACAGCATCGGTGGCTCCCCCCACCATCCTTTCTGCCACTCCAGCTGTGGCTCCTCCAGCTGCTTCCCCTGCTCAGGAGGAGGacatggaggaagaggaagaagaggaagaggaaggagaagctgagggtgagaagggaggagaggaaccGCTCCCCCTAGAGAGCACCCCTGTCCCAGCCCACCTGTCCCAGAATTTGGAGGTGGCATCAGCCACCCAAG TGGCAGTATCTGTGCCAAAGAGGAGACGGAAAATTAAGGAGCTCAATAAAAAGGAGGCTGTAGGAGACCTTCTAGATGCCTTCAAGGAG GTGAACCCAGGAGTACCAGAGGTAGAAAATCAGCCTCCTGTAGGCAACAATCCCAGCCCAGAGCCTGAGGGCAGCAGTGTGCCCCCGCGACCTGAGGAAGCAGACGAGACCTGGGACTCAAAGGAAGACAAGATTCAAAATGCTGAGAACATCCAGCCGGGGGAACAGAAGTATGAATATAAGTCAG ATCAGTGGAAGCCTCTAAACCTTGAGGAGAAAAAGCGTTATGACCGTGAGTTCCTGCTTGGCTTTCAGTTCATCTTTGCCAGTATGCAGAAGCCAGAGGGATTGCCCCATATCAGTGATGTGGTGTTGGATAAG GCCAATAAAACACCATTGCGGCCACTGGATCCCGCCAGACTTCCAGGCATAAATTGTGGCCCAGACTTCACTCCGTCCTTTGCCAACCTTGGCCGACCAGCCCTTAGCAGCCGTGGGCCCCCGAGGGGTGGGCCAGGTGGGGAGCTGCCCCGAGGGCCG CAGGCTGGTCTGGGACCCCGGCGATCTCAGCAGGGCCCCCGAAAGGAACCACGCAAGATCATTGCCACGGTGTCAATGACTGAAGATATAAAGCTGAACAAAGCAGAGAAGGCCTGGAAACCCAGTAGCAAGCGGACAGTGACTGATAAGGACCGAGGGGAGGAGGACACTGATGGCAGCAAAACCCAG gaCCTGTTCCGCAGGGTGCGCTCCATCCTGAATAAGCTGACACCCCAGATGTTCCAGCAGCTTATGAAGCAGGTGACGCAGCTAGCCATCGACACCGAGGAACGCCTCAAAGGGGTCATTGACCTCATCTTCGAGAAGGCCATTTCAGAACCCAACTTCTCCGTGGCCTATGCCAACATGTGCCGCTGCCTCATGGCG CTGAAAGTGCCCACTACAGAAAAGCCAACAGTGACTGTGAACTTCAGAAAACTGTTGTTAAATCGATGTcagaaagagtttgaaaaagacaaagatgatgATGAGGTTTTTGAGAAGAAGCAAAAAGAGATGGATGAAGCTGCCACG GCAGAGGAACGGGGACGCCTGAAGGAAGAGCTGGAAGAGGCTCGAGACATAGCCCGGCGGCGCTCTTTAGGGAATATCAAGTTTATCGGGGAGTTGTTCAAGCTGAAGATGTTAACAGAGGCGATCATGCACGACTGTGTGGTTAAACTACTTAAGAACCATGATGAAGAGTCCCTCGAATGCCTTTGCCGTCTGCTCACCACCATTGGCAAAGACCTGGACTTTGAAAAGGCCAAG CCCCGGATGGATCAGTATTTCAACCAGATGGAAAAAATCATTAAGGAAAAGAAGACTTCATCCCGAATCCGCTTTATGCTGCAAGACGTGCTGGATCTGCGACGG AGCAATTGGGTGCCGCGTCGAGGGGACCAGGGTCCCAAGACGATTGACCAAATCCACAAGGAAGCTGAGATGGAGGAGCATCGGGAGCACATAAAAGTGCAGCAGTTAATGGCCAAGGGCGGTGACAAGCGTCGGGGTGGTCCTCCAGGCCCACCCATCA GCCGTGGCCTTCCACTTGTGGATGATGGTGGCTGGAACACAGTGCCCATCAGCAAGGGCAGCCGCCCTATTGACACCTCACGACTCACTAAGATCACgaag cCTGGCTCCATTGATTCTAACAACCAGCTGTTTGCACCTGGAGGGCGATTGAGCTGGGGCAAGGGTAGCAGTGGAGGCTCAGGAGCCAAGCCCTCCGATGCAG CATCAGAAGCTGCTCGTCCAGCTACTAGTACTTTGAATCGCTTCTCAGCCCTTCAACAAGCAGTACCTACAGAAAGCACAGATAACAGACGTGTGGTACAGAG GAGTAGCTTGAGCCGGGAACGAGGTGAGAAAGCTGGGGACCGGGGAGACCGCCTAGAGCGGAGTGAACGGGGAGGTGACCGTGGTGACCGGCTTGATCGCGCACGGACACCTGCCACCAAGCGGAGCTTCAGCAAGGAAGTGGAGGAGCGGAGTAGAGAGCGGCCCTCTCAACCTGAGGGACTGCGCAAGGCAGCTAGCCTCACGGAGGATCGGGACCGCGGGCGGGATGCTG TGAAGCGAGAAGCCGCCCTGCCCCCTGTGAGTCCTCCGAAGGCTGCGCTCTCTGAAGAGGAGCTGGAGAAGAAATCCAGGGCCATCATTGAGGAATACCTCCATCTCAATGACATGAAG GAGGCGGTTCAGTGTGTGCAGGAGCTGGCCTCGCCCTCGCTGCTCTTCATCTTTGTGCGGCACGGCATCGAGTCCACACTGGAGCGCAGCGCCATTGCCCGTGAGCACATGGGGCGACTGCTGCACCAGCTGCTCTGTGCCGGGCACCTCTCCACTGCTCAGTACTACCAAGG GCTCTATGAAATCCTGGAATTGGCTGAAGACATGGAAATTGACATCCCTCATGTGTGGCTCTACCTAGCAGAACTGGTAACGCCCATTCTGCATGAAGGTGGGGTGCCCATGGGGGAGCTGTTCAG GGAGATTACAAAACCTCTGAGACCCCTGGGCAAAGCTGCTTCCCTGTTGCTGGAGATCCTGGGGCTCCTATGCAAAAGCATG GGTCCCAAGAAGGTGGGGACGCTGTGGCGAGAGGCTGGACTCAGCTGGAAGGAATTTTTACCTGAAGGCCAGGATGTCGGTGCCTTTGTCACTGCGCAG AAGGTGGAGTATACCTTGGGAGAGGAGTCAGAAGCCCCTGGCCAGAGGTTGCTGTCCTCTGAGGAGCTGAGCAAGCAGCTGGAGAAGCTGCTAAAGGAGGGCAGCACTAACCAGCGGGTGTTTGACTGGATAGAG GCCAACGTGAATGAGCAGCAGGTAGCATCCAACACATTAGTTCGAGCTCTCATGACAACGGTCTGCTATTCTGCAATTATCT CTGAGACTCCTCTCCGAGTGGATGTTGCGGTGCTGAAAGCGCGAGCGAAACTGCTACAGAAGTACCTATGTGACGAGCAGAAGGAGCTGCAGGCGCTCTACGCCCTCCAGGCCCTTGTAGTGACCTTAGAACAGCCCCCCA ACCTGCTTCGGATGTTCTTTGATGCGCTGTACGATGAGGACGTGGTGAAGGAGGACGCCTTCTATAGTTGGGAGAGTAGCAAGGACCCCGCTGAACAGCAGGGCAAGGGTGTGGCCCTTAAATCTGTCACAGCTTTCTTCAAGTGGCTTCGTGAGGCCGAGGAGGAGGAGTCTGACCACAACTGA
- the EIF4G1 gene encoding eukaryotic translation initiation factor 4 gamma 1 isoform X2 has translation MNKAPQPTGPPPAPSPGLPQPAFPPGQTAPVVFSTPQATQMNTPSQPRQGGFRSLQHFYPSRAQPPSSAASRVQSAAPARPGPAAHVYPAGSQVMMIPSQISYPASQGAYYIPGQGRSTYVVPTQQYPVQPGAPSFYPGASPTEFGTYAGAYYPAQGVQQFPTGVAPPPVLMNQPPQIAPKRERKTIRIRDPNQGGKDITEEIMSGARTASTPTPPQTGGGLEPQANGETPQVAVVVRPDDRSQGAIIGERPGLPGPEHSPSESQPSSPSPTPSPPPVLEPGSEPNLTVLPIPGDTMTTGMIQTSVEESTPMPPETGEPYCLSPEPTPLAEPILEVEVTLSKPVPESEFSSSPLQVPTPLASHKVEILPEPNGTVLSENLEPELESSPELAPLPPPACPFDSPMPIAPTAQPEELLNGAPSPPAVDLSPVSEPEEQAKEATASVAPPTILSATPAVAPPAASPAQEEDMEEEEEEEEEGEAEGEKGGEEPLPLESTPVPAHLSQNLEVASATQVAVSVPKRRRKIKELNKKEAVGDLLDAFKEVNPGVPEVENQPPVGNNPSPEPEGSSVPPRPEEADETWDSKEDKIQNAENIQPGEQKYEYKSDQWKPLNLEEKKRYDREFLLGFQFIFASMQKPEGLPHISDVVLDKANKTPLRPLDPARLPGINCGPDFTPSFANLGRPALSSRGPPRGGPGGELPRGPAGLGPRRSQQGPRKEPRKIIATVSMTEDIKLNKAEKAWKPSSKRTVTDKDRGEEDTDGSKTQDLFRRVRSILNKLTPQMFQQLMKQVTQLAIDTEERLKGVIDLIFEKAISEPNFSVAYANMCRCLMALKVPTTEKPTVTVNFRKLLLNRCQKEFEKDKDDDEVFEKKQKEMDEAATAEERGRLKEELEEARDIARRRSLGNIKFIGELFKLKMLTEAIMHDCVVKLLKNHDEESLECLCRLLTTIGKDLDFEKAKPRMDQYFNQMEKIIKEKKTSSRIRFMLQDVLDLRRSNWVPRRGDQGPKTIDQIHKEAEMEEHREHIKVQQLMAKGGDKRRGGPPGPPISRGLPLVDDGGWNTVPISKGSRPIDTSRLTKITKPGSIDSNNQLFAPGGRLSWGKGSSGGSGAKPSDAASEAARPATSTLNRFSALQQAVPTESTDNRRVVQRSSLSRERGEKAGDRGDRLERSERGGDRGDRLDRARTPATKRSFSKEVEERSRERPSQPEGLRKAASLTEDRDRGRDAVKREAALPPVSPPKAALSEEELEKKSRAIIEEYLHLNDMKEAVQCVQELASPSLLFIFVRHGIESTLERSAIAREHMGRLLHQLLCAGHLSTAQYYQGLYEILELAEDMEIDIPHVWLYLAELVTPILHEGGVPMGELFREITKPLRPLGKAASLLLEILGLLCKSMGPKKVGTLWREAGLSWKEFLPEGQDVGAFVTAQKVEYTLGEESEAPGQRLLSSEELSKQLEKLLKEGSTNQRVFDWIEANVNEQQVASNTLVRALMTTVCYSAIISETPLRVDVAVLKARAKLLQKYLCDEQKELQALYALQALVVTLEQPPNLLRMFFDALYDEDVVKEDAFYSWESSKDPAEQQGKGVALKSVTAFFKWLREAEEEESDHN, from the exons ATGAACAAAGCTCCACAGCCCACaggccccccacctgccccatccCCTGGACTCCCACAG CCAGCGTTTCCCCCGGGGCAGACAGCACCGGTGGTGTTCAGTACGCCTCAAGCGACACAAATGAACACGCCTTCTCAGCCCCGCCAG GGAGGATTCAGGTCTCTGCAG CACTTCTACCCTAGCCGGGCCCAGCCCCCGAGCAGTGCAGCCTCCCGAGTGCAGAGtgcagcccccgcccgccctggcccAGCTGCCCATGTCTACCCTGCTGGATCCCAAGTAATGATGATCCCTTCCCAGATCTCCTACCCAGCCTCCCAGGGGGCCTACTACATCCCTGGACAG GGGCGTTCCACATATGTTGTCCCGACACAGCAGTATCCTGTGCAGCCGGGAGCCCCAAGCTTCTATCCGGGTGCAAGCCCTACAGAGTTTGGGACCTACG CTGGCGCCTACTACCCAGCCCAGGGTGTGCAGCAATTTCCCACTGGTGTGGCTCCCCCGCCGGTTTTGATGAACCAGCCACCCCAGATTGCTCCCAAGAGGGAGCGGAAGACG atccGAATTCGAGACCCAAACCAAGGAGGGAAGGATATCACGGAGGAGATCATGTCTGGGGCCCGCACTGCCTccacacccacccctccccag ACGGGAGGTGGTCTGGAGCCTCAGGCTAATGGGGAGACACCCCAGGTTGCTGTTGTTGTCCGGCCAG ATGACCGGTCGCAGGGAGCAATCATTGGGGAGCGGCCAGGGCTGCCTGGCCCAGAGCACAGCCCTTCAGAATCCCAGCCTTCATCACCTTCTCCGACCCCATCACCACCCCCAGTCTTGGAACCGGGGTCTGAGCCTAATCTCACAGTCCTTCCTATTCCTGGGGACACTATGACAACGGGGATGATACAAACATCTGTAGAAGAATCAACCCCCATGCCGCCTGAAACTGGGGAGCCATATTGCCTCTCTCCAGAACCCACTCCCCTCGCTGAACCCATACTGGAAGTAGAAGTGACACTTAGCAAACCAGTTCCAGAATCTGAGTTCTCTTCCAGTCCTCTCCAGGTTCCCACCCCCCTGGCATCTCACAAGGTGGAAATTCTTCCTGAGCCTAATGGCACAGTCCTATCTGAGAATTTGGAACCAGAGTTGGAGTCGAGCCCGGAGcttgcccctctccctcccccggcTTGTCCCTTTGACTCCCCCATGCCCATTGCTCCAACTGCCCAACCTGAGGAGCTGCTCAACGGAGCCCCCTCGCCACCAGCTGTGGACTTAAGCCCCGTCAGTGAACCAGAGGAGCAGGCCAAGGAGGCTACAGCATCGGTGGCTCCCCCCACCATCCTTTCTGCCACTCCAGCTGTGGCTCCTCCAGCTGCTTCCCCTGCTCAGGAGGAGGacatggaggaagaggaagaagaggaagaggaaggagaagctgagggtgagaagggaggagaggaaccGCTCCCCCTAGAGAGCACCCCTGTCCCAGCCCACCTGTCCCAGAATTTGGAGGTGGCATCAGCCACCCAAG TGGCAGTATCTGTGCCAAAGAGGAGACGGAAAATTAAGGAGCTCAATAAAAAGGAGGCTGTAGGAGACCTTCTAGATGCCTTCAAGGAG GTGAACCCAGGAGTACCAGAGGTAGAAAATCAGCCTCCTGTAGGCAACAATCCCAGCCCAGAGCCTGAGGGCAGCAGTGTGCCCCCGCGACCTGAGGAAGCAGACGAGACCTGGGACTCAAAGGAAGACAAGATTCAAAATGCTGAGAACATCCAGCCGGGGGAACAGAAGTATGAATATAAGTCAG ATCAGTGGAAGCCTCTAAACCTTGAGGAGAAAAAGCGTTATGACCGTGAGTTCCTGCTTGGCTTTCAGTTCATCTTTGCCAGTATGCAGAAGCCAGAGGGATTGCCCCATATCAGTGATGTGGTGTTGGATAAG GCCAATAAAACACCATTGCGGCCACTGGATCCCGCCAGACTTCCAGGCATAAATTGTGGCCCAGACTTCACTCCGTCCTTTGCCAACCTTGGCCGACCAGCCCTTAGCAGCCGTGGGCCCCCGAGGGGTGGGCCAGGTGGGGAGCTGCCCCGAGGGCCG GCTGGTCTGGGACCCCGGCGATCTCAGCAGGGCCCCCGAAAGGAACCACGCAAGATCATTGCCACGGTGTCAATGACTGAAGATATAAAGCTGAACAAAGCAGAGAAGGCCTGGAAACCCAGTAGCAAGCGGACAGTGACTGATAAGGACCGAGGGGAGGAGGACACTGATGGCAGCAAAACCCAG gaCCTGTTCCGCAGGGTGCGCTCCATCCTGAATAAGCTGACACCCCAGATGTTCCAGCAGCTTATGAAGCAGGTGACGCAGCTAGCCATCGACACCGAGGAACGCCTCAAAGGGGTCATTGACCTCATCTTCGAGAAGGCCATTTCAGAACCCAACTTCTCCGTGGCCTATGCCAACATGTGCCGCTGCCTCATGGCG CTGAAAGTGCCCACTACAGAAAAGCCAACAGTGACTGTGAACTTCAGAAAACTGTTGTTAAATCGATGTcagaaagagtttgaaaaagacaaagatgatgATGAGGTTTTTGAGAAGAAGCAAAAAGAGATGGATGAAGCTGCCACG GCAGAGGAACGGGGACGCCTGAAGGAAGAGCTGGAAGAGGCTCGAGACATAGCCCGGCGGCGCTCTTTAGGGAATATCAAGTTTATCGGGGAGTTGTTCAAGCTGAAGATGTTAACAGAGGCGATCATGCACGACTGTGTGGTTAAACTACTTAAGAACCATGATGAAGAGTCCCTCGAATGCCTTTGCCGTCTGCTCACCACCATTGGCAAAGACCTGGACTTTGAAAAGGCCAAG CCCCGGATGGATCAGTATTTCAACCAGATGGAAAAAATCATTAAGGAAAAGAAGACTTCATCCCGAATCCGCTTTATGCTGCAAGACGTGCTGGATCTGCGACGG AGCAATTGGGTGCCGCGTCGAGGGGACCAGGGTCCCAAGACGATTGACCAAATCCACAAGGAAGCTGAGATGGAGGAGCATCGGGAGCACATAAAAGTGCAGCAGTTAATGGCCAAGGGCGGTGACAAGCGTCGGGGTGGTCCTCCAGGCCCACCCATCA GCCGTGGCCTTCCACTTGTGGATGATGGTGGCTGGAACACAGTGCCCATCAGCAAGGGCAGCCGCCCTATTGACACCTCACGACTCACTAAGATCACgaag cCTGGCTCCATTGATTCTAACAACCAGCTGTTTGCACCTGGAGGGCGATTGAGCTGGGGCAAGGGTAGCAGTGGAGGCTCAGGAGCCAAGCCCTCCGATGCAG CATCAGAAGCTGCTCGTCCAGCTACTAGTACTTTGAATCGCTTCTCAGCCCTTCAACAAGCAGTACCTACAGAAAGCACAGATAACAGACGTGTGGTACAGAG GAGTAGCTTGAGCCGGGAACGAGGTGAGAAAGCTGGGGACCGGGGAGACCGCCTAGAGCGGAGTGAACGGGGAGGTGACCGTGGTGACCGGCTTGATCGCGCACGGACACCTGCCACCAAGCGGAGCTTCAGCAAGGAAGTGGAGGAGCGGAGTAGAGAGCGGCCCTCTCAACCTGAGGGACTGCGCAAGGCAGCTAGCCTCACGGAGGATCGGGACCGCGGGCGGGATGCTG TGAAGCGAGAAGCCGCCCTGCCCCCTGTGAGTCCTCCGAAGGCTGCGCTCTCTGAAGAGGAGCTGGAGAAGAAATCCAGGGCCATCATTGAGGAATACCTCCATCTCAATGACATGAAG GAGGCGGTTCAGTGTGTGCAGGAGCTGGCCTCGCCCTCGCTGCTCTTCATCTTTGTGCGGCACGGCATCGAGTCCACACTGGAGCGCAGCGCCATTGCCCGTGAGCACATGGGGCGACTGCTGCACCAGCTGCTCTGTGCCGGGCACCTCTCCACTGCTCAGTACTACCAAGG GCTCTATGAAATCCTGGAATTGGCTGAAGACATGGAAATTGACATCCCTCATGTGTGGCTCTACCTAGCAGAACTGGTAACGCCCATTCTGCATGAAGGTGGGGTGCCCATGGGGGAGCTGTTCAG GGAGATTACAAAACCTCTGAGACCCCTGGGCAAAGCTGCTTCCCTGTTGCTGGAGATCCTGGGGCTCCTATGCAAAAGCATG GGTCCCAAGAAGGTGGGGACGCTGTGGCGAGAGGCTGGACTCAGCTGGAAGGAATTTTTACCTGAAGGCCAGGATGTCGGTGCCTTTGTCACTGCGCAG AAGGTGGAGTATACCTTGGGAGAGGAGTCAGAAGCCCCTGGCCAGAGGTTGCTGTCCTCTGAGGAGCTGAGCAAGCAGCTGGAGAAGCTGCTAAAGGAGGGCAGCACTAACCAGCGGGTGTTTGACTGGATAGAG GCCAACGTGAATGAGCAGCAGGTAGCATCCAACACATTAGTTCGAGCTCTCATGACAACGGTCTGCTATTCTGCAATTATCT CTGAGACTCCTCTCCGAGTGGATGTTGCGGTGCTGAAAGCGCGAGCGAAACTGCTACAGAAGTACCTATGTGACGAGCAGAAGGAGCTGCAGGCGCTCTACGCCCTCCAGGCCCTTGTAGTGACCTTAGAACAGCCCCCCA ACCTGCTTCGGATGTTCTTTGATGCGCTGTACGATGAGGACGTGGTGAAGGAGGACGCCTTCTATAGTTGGGAGAGTAGCAAGGACCCCGCTGAACAGCAGGGCAAGGGTGTGGCCCTTAAATCTGTCACAGCTTTCTTCAAGTGGCTTCGTGAGGCCGAGGAGGAGGAGTCTGACCACAACTGA